The Candidatus Micrarchaeia archaeon genome has a window encoding:
- a CDS encoding lyase family protein: protein GKYAIVNPNNHANMSQSSNDVIPTATRISALYALAELLPSLEKLEKALEMKAYAFSKMVKAGRTHYQDAVPITLGQEFSAYANRIRGARKRIADASEELKYLGIGGTAIGTGINTHPEFSALVVKKLDAETGFGLKIAVDKIDKTQNFDDFVSVSNSLRTLCVDLLKISNDLKLLNSGPNAGIAEIVLPEVEPGSSIMPGKVNPSIPECVDMVCFQVIGRDQAVVLGAANGVLELNVYTPLIMYDLLDSVSILKNAIEMFSDLCIEGIKPNEKKMNEYLENGLIIGTALNPVFGYEKVAEWVKEAQKSGKTLKQVIIEKKIMSGKDLENALDPKGLTKPNLR from the coding sequence GCGGTAAGTATGCAATTGTTAATCCGAACAACCACGCGAACATGTCCCAATCTTCTAACGACGTGATACCTACTGCAACACGAATTTCGGCGCTTTACGCGCTTGCGGAGCTTTTGCCTTCGCTGGAAAAGCTGGAAAAAGCCCTGGAAATGAAAGCTTATGCGTTCTCGAAAATGGTGAAGGCAGGGAGGACGCATTACCAGGACGCGGTTCCCATAACCCTGGGGCAGGAATTCTCTGCTTACGCGAACAGGATTAGAGGGGCCAGGAAAAGGATAGCTGACGCGAGCGAAGAACTGAAGTATTTGGGCATAGGAGGGACCGCGATAGGCACGGGAATAAACACGCATCCTGAGTTCAGCGCGCTGGTAGTGAAAAAGCTGGACGCGGAGACCGGATTCGGGTTGAAGATTGCAGTGGATAAGATAGACAAGACGCAGAATTTCGATGATTTCGTTTCGGTTTCCAATTCGCTCAGGACGCTGTGCGTGGACCTGCTCAAGATTTCCAACGACTTGAAGCTGCTCAATTCAGGGCCGAACGCTGGAATAGCGGAAATAGTGCTCCCGGAAGTGGAGCCGGGCTCATCTATAATGCCCGGGAAGGTGAATCCTTCTATTCCGGAGTGCGTGGACATGGTGTGCTTCCAGGTAATCGGAAGGGACCAGGCAGTCGTGCTGGGCGCGGCCAACGGCGTGCTCGAGCTGAATGTTTATACTCCGCTCATAATGTACGATTTGCTGGATTCGGTTTCAATTCTGAAGAACGCAATTGAGATGTTTTCGGATTTGTGCATTGAGGGGATAAAGCCGAATGAGAAAAAGATGAATGAATATTTGGAAAACGGGCTAATAATCGGGACCGCGCTCAATCCTGTTTTCGGATATGAAAAAGTCGCGGAATGGGTGAAGGAGGCGCAGAAGAGCGGAAAAACGCTCAAGCAAGTCATCATTGAAAAGAAGATAATGAGTGGGAAGGATTTGGAAAATGCCTTGGATCCGAAAGGGCTCACAAAACCCAACCTAAGATAA